The Tachyglossus aculeatus isolate mTacAcu1 chromosome 4, mTacAcu1.pri, whole genome shotgun sequence genome contains a region encoding:
- the CTBS gene encoding di-N-acetylchitobiase isoform X2: protein MMNQGNGQSMVFVFDVGKKTWKFYDWSQITTVAAFGKYDPELMCHAHSQGSRIVLKGDVPLKDIVDPAFRASWVAEQLDLAKKQYMDGINIDIEQEVNDSSPEYDALTALVRETTEAFHSEIPGSQVTFDVAWSPKCVDRRCYNYSGIAEACDFLFVMSYDEQSQIWTQCVAAANAPYNQTLLGYEDYIRMGISPGKLVMGVPWYGYDYTCIDLLEDRVCTLPKVPFRGAPCSDAAGRQIPYGAIMKQVNGSISGSQWDEEQQAPYYNYRDPAGRFHQVWYDDPRSISAKAAYARDRGLRGIGMWNGNSLDYSGGPEAQKETEEMWQALKP, encoded by the exons ATGATGAACCAAGGCaacggtcaatcaatg GTCTTTGTGTTTGATGTTGGAAAGAAAACCTGGAAGTTTTATGATTGGTCTCAAATTACAACCGTGGCAGCATTTGGAAAGTATGACCCGGAACTCATGTGTCACGCTCATTCGCAAGGCTCCAGGATAGTGCTGAAAG GAGATGTCCCCTTAAAAGATATTGTTGATCCGGCATTCAGAGCGTCTTGGGTAGCCGAACAACTGGATTTGGCCAAGAAACAGTATATGGATGGAATTAATATAGATATAGAGCAAGAAGTTAACGACTCCTCACCAGAATATGACGCATTGACCGCTTTGGTTAGAGAGACGACGGAAGCATTCCATTCGGAAATTCCAGGATCACAG GTAACTTTTGACGTAGCTTGGTCTCCGAAGTGCGTTGACCGAAGATGCTACAACTACAGCGGGATCGCGGAGGCCTGTGACTTCCTATTTGTGATGTCTTACGACGAACAGAGTCAGATCTGGACGCAGTGCGTCGCAGCAGCCAACGCGCCTTACAACCAGACCCTGCTCG gGTATGAAGACTATATTCGAATGGGCATCAGCCCAGGGAAACTTGTTATGGGCGTTCCCTGGTACGGTTATGATTACACTTGCATAGATTTATTAGAG GATCGCGTGTGTACCCTTCCCAAAGTCCCTTTCCGAGGGGCTCCATGCAGCGATGCCGCGGGACGGCAAATTCCCTATGGAGCCATAATGAAGCAAGTGAACGGCTCCATCTCCGGAAGCCAGTGGGACGAGGAGCAGCAGGCCCCGTATTATAACTACAGG GACCCTGCTGGCCGCTTTCACCAAGTGTGGTACGATGACCCACGGAGCATTTCCGCAAAGGCAGCCTATGCCAGGGACCGGGGCTTAAGGGGCATCGGCATGTGGAATGGAAATAGCCTTGACTACTCCGGGGGGCCCGAGGCCCAAAAAGAGACGGAGGAAATGTGGCAGGCCTTAAAACCTTAG
- the CTBS gene encoding di-N-acetylchitobiase isoform X1, with protein MTQRKTKVLNSLESLTYNDPIIDEDKNITVFVFDVGKKTWKFYDWSQITTVAAFGKYDPELMCHAHSQGSRIVLKGDVPLKDIVDPAFRASWVAEQLDLAKKQYMDGINIDIEQEVNDSSPEYDALTALVRETTEAFHSEIPGSQVTFDVAWSPKCVDRRCYNYSGIAEACDFLFVMSYDEQSQIWTQCVAAANAPYNQTLLGYEDYIRMGISPGKLVMGVPWYGYDYTCIDLLEDRVCTLPKVPFRGAPCSDAAGRQIPYGAIMKQVNGSISGSQWDEEQQAPYYNYRDPAGRFHQVWYDDPRSISAKAAYARDRGLRGIGMWNGNSLDYSGGPEAQKETEEMWQALKP; from the exons GTCTTTGTGTTTGATGTTGGAAAGAAAACCTGGAAGTTTTATGATTGGTCTCAAATTACAACCGTGGCAGCATTTGGAAAGTATGACCCGGAACTCATGTGTCACGCTCATTCGCAAGGCTCCAGGATAGTGCTGAAAG GAGATGTCCCCTTAAAAGATATTGTTGATCCGGCATTCAGAGCGTCTTGGGTAGCCGAACAACTGGATTTGGCCAAGAAACAGTATATGGATGGAATTAATATAGATATAGAGCAAGAAGTTAACGACTCCTCACCAGAATATGACGCATTGACCGCTTTGGTTAGAGAGACGACGGAAGCATTCCATTCGGAAATTCCAGGATCACAG GTAACTTTTGACGTAGCTTGGTCTCCGAAGTGCGTTGACCGAAGATGCTACAACTACAGCGGGATCGCGGAGGCCTGTGACTTCCTATTTGTGATGTCTTACGACGAACAGAGTCAGATCTGGACGCAGTGCGTCGCAGCAGCCAACGCGCCTTACAACCAGACCCTGCTCG gGTATGAAGACTATATTCGAATGGGCATCAGCCCAGGGAAACTTGTTATGGGCGTTCCCTGGTACGGTTATGATTACACTTGCATAGATTTATTAGAG GATCGCGTGTGTACCCTTCCCAAAGTCCCTTTCCGAGGGGCTCCATGCAGCGATGCCGCGGGACGGCAAATTCCCTATGGAGCCATAATGAAGCAAGTGAACGGCTCCATCTCCGGAAGCCAGTGGGACGAGGAGCAGCAGGCCCCGTATTATAACTACAGG GACCCTGCTGGCCGCTTTCACCAAGTGTGGTACGATGACCCACGGAGCATTTCCGCAAAGGCAGCCTATGCCAGGGACCGGGGCTTAAGGGGCATCGGCATGTGGAATGGAAATAGCCTTGACTACTCCGGGGGGCCCGAGGCCCAAAAAGAGACGGAGGAAATGTGGCAGGCCTTAAAACCTTAG